The Rhopalosiphum maidis isolate BTI-1 chromosome 4, ASM367621v3, whole genome shotgun sequence region ttgttaacttGGTGCTGCTTGCActtgaaatttatttgataatccACTTCCTTTGCAGTGAGTTTGCCGGTTGTAaggatttataattaatctaattttaatagataaatctataattgtttaatatgttattattatatattatatagtacgaCCTCACTAATCCGACAACCGTTAATCAGACAATCTCAGTAATCCGATGCTCTCATTTCTATTTCTTTATTTCACGGTGCACAAAAAGTGTCATTTGTAAATTTCACTGTGTCGATACAACATGTAACCCAATGCGGTTTGGGAATCCATGGTTTTATATGCGATAAAACAAGACTTAGGACACTTTAATACTCTAACTTGTCGATCTTCAGTTCTtaatttatcgatttttttgGTACAaggtttgattattattacgagcataaaaatacaactttCTATAAGAAAAACTAGACGGCAGAGACGAAAGTTGATGACAGGCATATCATATACCTATTGCCATTTATTCGGTGCCCCTGAACGTACCGGTGCGGTCGTCCGTGACTGTTGCCGTCGTACAGGTACGGGTCGGACGCGGCCGCTGTCTCGCCGGCCGCGTAATACGTGCCACCGGGTATGACGCCGAAGTTGCCGGAACCCAACATGGCGCTCTCCTGGTTGGACGCCGCGGCCGTCTGCAGGTACGGCGTCAGCTCGGGTAGGTAGTCGGCCTCCTGGTAAAGTCGGGGCGGGCGGGAGTGGTGGCCGAGTTGGCTGAACAGCGGTCCGAACGCCGGCAAGAAGTGTTGGCTGTCCGCGGACGAGTCCCTCCGGTCCTGCGTGCGGAAACCGTACgccttttaaaaatgcatcataataacattgtcaatgattatttgtattgaatagACGTCGGATCACTGTGAACATTTCTAATTTCTATCATACTAATTCGATTTCCCCgagttaatttttgaaaagaaaaaaataataaatattttttcttttattattgttattaatttattatatatttattatttatataaacaaataaacatgcGAGTACTGAGTCACCGACATACAAtctgtttacaaaaaaattacgcgcaataaaaaaaaaaaggtaataaatTGGCAATGCTTCGAGTGATTCGAGATTACCGTCCATTAACTATTTGGGTTGttgtaaaaagttttatttaaaatattatactcacaGCCATATTTTCTGGACTTACTCTCTTCAAGCGTGCATTTCTATGCGAttctgtaattatatattaaaatatataagtgataattattgttcgttacaacattgtttatgtacacatattacataattaaatattaattataatatttttacgttttgcacaaaatgtttaaatccattcgtaataatgttttcaaatcATTTATGTTCGACAcccataataaaatgtaagacTTAActggaaatataataaaatgtttaaacttataaaatcattaatttagttggtttacaaaaaaatatgtgtatataatattcctaTTATCTCGGATTCTCGTGTCATCCATAAAGACTAGTAGTCGCCTATAAATGCACATCTGTATACATTAGGTATTACTCAATTAATGGTATCTATCTCagctttaaaatttgtatatatagtcatatattaataagtgcAGAATTCACAACAACgatcataaaaataacgaattgTGAATAGTGAATATCGTTGTCGCTGTGTATTGATTGCTACccaaagtataattattcataaatcataattattaataggtaagtaataagtcgtctaataacatatttatatgtacgcCACAGTATTGGACTACCCGAattccaatttttaaaacaccgTTACTCCACCTCATCGTGTTGTATGCCCATCCAGGGCTATCTTCAGGCGGTGGACGAGGGGAGCAGAGTTCCCGGTCTAATCAGAGTTTTCACTTAGATTTGGGATATTGGGGTTTcacgtttgaaaaaaaacattaggaAGATtggtttcaaaaaattgtattaatttaaatattcaagtttTATGTTTCAGATTTGGTCAATACAAAACTCGTCTACCTCAAAAAAATCTACTGGACTCAACTCAtgtaatctgaaaaaaaaaccgaggAACACGATAATTATTCCGTGTTTGCGAAACAATTCGTTTGAAACAATGAAACCAATATGGTATACAAGACAAAACTTAAGAGTACCTCTAATTATGCTTTTAGAAATTCCTAGAGCATTTTTTAACAACGTACTGCTTATAGCCTTTATTTGCTTATTTGCAAAAATGTGTAGCCTTTATTTGCTACTAGGCTATGTCCAACGATGCGCCCGTATAGCCTGTTTAGCTgtcatatgatattattgatataattcagactacaatattttttctgctTCTACCAAAAATTGGACAATTTTTCtgtaatttgttgttttttaataaattgataagatttgcagtataaaaaaaaaactgagtaTTAGgtgtaaagaaaattaaaaatataaattttcatctcgtttcacaattattttttcagcgGGTCTCGCAAATCCTAAGAACTATTCTGCCTTCTGCGTCTCTAACTATCTGTTAATAACATCACATTCACGAGGtggaataattgttatttgactTTTTATGTACAG contains the following coding sequences:
- the LOC113560349 gene encoding uncharacterized protein LOC113560349 isoform X2 produces the protein MICRNLFSFVVCSVIISSSLSASRIIKESHRNARLKRVSPENMADRRDSSADSQHFLPAFGPLFSQLGHHSRPPRLYQEADYLPELTPYLQTAAASNQESAMLGSGNFGVIPGGTYYAAGETAAASDPYLYDGNSHGRPHRYVQGHRINGNRFSGNPRPSAFRDPEDFFAGFRDFADITAPTKSSFSQYHMVYAPVEDLPSSEEKVKSKTKRKLNKHLENENDKTIKAKRKMHAGEKELYEPMIALS
- the LOC113560349 gene encoding uncharacterized protein LOC113560349 isoform X1, yielding MICRNLFSFVVCSVIISSSLSASRIIKESHRNARLKRVSPENMAAYGFRTQDRRDSSADSQHFLPAFGPLFSQLGHHSRPPRLYQEADYLPELTPYLQTAAASNQESAMLGSGNFGVIPGGTYYAAGETAAASDPYLYDGNSHGRPHRYVQGHRINGNRFSGNPRPSAFRDPEDFFAGFRDFADITAPTKSSFSQYHMVYAPVEDLPSSEEKVKSKTKRKLNKHLENENDKTIKAKRKMHAGEKELYEPMIALS
- the LOC113560350 gene encoding uncharacterized protein LOC113560350, whose protein sequence is MTDLVIIYSQAYTIWSIQNSSTSKKSTGLNSCNLKKKPRNTIIIPCLRNNSFETMKPIWYTRQNLRVPLIMLLEIPRAFFNNVLLIAFICLFAKMCSLYLLLGYVQRCARIACLAVI